One Candidatus Methylomirabilota bacterium DNA segment encodes these proteins:
- a CDS encoding P1 family peptidase: protein MIPGLRVGHATDADGLTGCTVALSDAPAVGGVEIRGWAAGVHGLEFLDARHLVPTLDGVMLAGGSAFGLEAIWGVMQYLEERGVGFRTSHTAVPHVAGAIVYDLGLGDARARPDRAMGYRAAAAARPGPVAEGNLGAGTGATVGKLNGMARATKGGLGCAVTERDGVHVGALMVVNAVGDVRDPETGRLIAGSRDAPDGRRLIDTAAALAAGAPRPVFRPTNTTIGLVATTAALDKAQAARLAALAMDGYRHALSPPHLDTDGDALFALSVGPARGDVETLGRLAADLVARAIVRAVRAAAPAGGLPAARDLQ from the coding sequence GTGATCCCCGGTCTGCGCGTCGGCCACGCCACCGACGCGGATGGGCTCACCGGCTGCACCGTGGCGCTGAGCGACGCGCCGGCGGTCGGCGGCGTGGAGATCCGCGGCTGGGCCGCCGGCGTGCACGGGCTCGAGTTCCTCGACGCGCGCCATCTGGTGCCGACCCTCGACGGCGTCATGCTGGCCGGGGGCAGCGCCTTCGGCCTCGAGGCGATCTGGGGCGTGATGCAGTATCTCGAGGAGCGCGGCGTCGGCTTCCGCACGAGCCACACCGCGGTGCCCCACGTGGCCGGCGCCATCGTCTACGACCTCGGCCTCGGCGATGCGCGCGCGCGCCCCGATCGCGCCATGGGGTATCGCGCGGCGGCGGCGGCGCGACCGGGGCCGGTCGCCGAGGGCAACCTCGGCGCGGGCACCGGCGCGACGGTGGGCAAGCTCAACGGCATGGCGCGCGCCACCAAGGGCGGGCTCGGCTGCGCGGTGACCGAGCGTGACGGCGTGCACGTGGGCGCGCTCATGGTGGTCAACGCGGTCGGCGACGTGCGCGACCCCGAGACCGGCCGCCTCATCGCCGGCTCGCGGGATGCGCCCGACGGCCGCCGCCTGATCGACACCGCGGCGGCCCTGGCCGCCGGCGCGCCCCGCCCGGTCTTCCGACCCACCAACACCACCATCGGCCTGGTCGCCACCACCGCCGCGCTCGACAAGGCGCAGGCCGCACGGCTGGCGGCGCTGGCGATGGACGGATACCGGCACGCCCTGTCGCCCCCGCACCTGGACACCGACGGCGACGCGCTCTTCGCGCTCTCGGTGGGCCCCGCGCGAGGCGACGTGGAGACGCTGGGCCGGCTGGCCGCGGATCTGGTCGCGCGGGCGATCGTGCGGGCGGTGCGGGCGGCGGCGCCGGCCGGCGGCCTGCCGGCCGCGCGCGATCTGCAGTAG
- a CDS encoding cupin domain-containing protein encodes MTSRPLSTRDEQLPVAYSERLEALSLAPLWAALHSLLPHERVTRVLPHRWRWRELRGPLLEAARLVPIEQAERRVLVLCNPGLPGNVSATATLYAGFQVILPGEAAPSHHHTAAALRLIVEGQGAYTTVDGVRCVMEPGDLIITPPMRWHDHGHEGRDPVIWLDGLDIPLVRSIEANWASTMKPASPPVTDTDSSQDEFTAAGLLPRGSRYDGTGYSGEYPMIRWPWRTVRAALASLAVTAPRRTAVTLRHVNPRTGEYPLRTMGSEARWLRPGEESRIGRRTVSEIVYVIEGRGESRVGDAVLDWEPGDAFVVPPWHPVEHRNRSASAPACLFHLNDEPALRALGLWQEEAAV; translated from the coding sequence ATGACCTCCCGCCCGCTGTCGACCCGGGACGAGCAGCTGCCGGTCGCCTACTCCGAGCGCCTCGAGGCGCTCTCGCTCGCCCCGCTGTGGGCCGCGCTGCACTCGCTGCTTCCGCACGAGCGGGTCACCCGCGTGCTGCCCCATCGGTGGCGCTGGCGCGAGCTGCGCGGGCCACTGCTGGAGGCCGCGCGCCTCGTGCCCATCGAGCAGGCGGAGCGCCGCGTGCTGGTGCTCTGCAATCCCGGCCTGCCCGGCAACGTGTCGGCCACCGCCACCCTCTACGCCGGCTTCCAGGTGATCCTGCCCGGCGAGGCCGCGCCGAGTCATCACCACACCGCGGCCGCCTTGCGCCTGATCGTCGAGGGGCAGGGCGCCTACACCACGGTGGACGGCGTGAGGTGCGTGATGGAGCCGGGCGACCTCATCATCACCCCGCCGATGCGCTGGCACGACCACGGCCACGAGGGCCGCGACCCGGTGATCTGGCTCGACGGCCTCGACATCCCGCTGGTGCGGAGCATCGAGGCGAACTGGGCGTCGACCATGAAGCCGGCCTCGCCGCCCGTCACCGACACCGATTCCTCCCAGGACGAGTTCACCGCGGCCGGCCTGCTGCCGCGGGGATCTCGTTACGACGGAACGGGTTACTCCGGCGAGTATCCGATGATCCGCTGGCCGTGGCGCACGGTGCGGGCGGCGCTGGCCTCGCTCGCGGTCACCGCGCCCCGCCGGACCGCGGTCACCCTGCGCCACGTCAACCCGCGCACCGGCGAGTACCCGCTGCGCACCATGGGCTCGGAGGCGCGCTGGCTCCGCCCGGGCGAGGAGTCGCGCATCGGTCGCCGCACCGTGAGCGAGATCGTCTACGTGATCGAGGGCCGGGGCGAGAGCCGGGTCGGCGACGCGGTGCTGGACTGGGAGCCCGGCGACGCATTCGTGGTGCCGCCGTGGCACCCGGTGGAGCACCGGAACCGCTCGGCCTCGGCGCCCGCCTGTCTCTTCCATCTCAACGACGAGCCGGCCCTGCGCGCGCTCGGATTGTGGCAGGAGGAAGCCGCTGTCTAG
- the hisC gene encoding histidinol-phosphate transaminase produces MRRLWRSVLDRVAPYDAGKSLEALARELGIESVLRLSSNENPVGPSPRVIEAIRREAPRAHLYPDGGCTELRQALGAWLGISADSIVVGNGADELLAMLARAAFEPGGEVLMPHPAFEPYGTEATLSGATVVTSPLKGYDQDLDDMLRRVTPRTTCVILCTPHNPTATIIRNAPLERFLTALGDDPPLVLLDEAYRDFCDDPDTPDGIALQRRFPTLISLRTFSKIAGLAGMRVGYTIARPEHIERLNRVRAPFNVNRLAQVAAVAALADPEHLERTRTLVLAERPRLEAALAQRGAPSPPSQANFILPKVGERAGAVRAALLKAGILVRDGAGVGFPGHLRIAIGTAEQNRRLLDAWDAAVCRSTART; encoded by the coding sequence ATGCGACGGCTGTGGCGGAGCGTGCTGGACCGCGTGGCGCCCTACGACGCGGGCAAGTCCCTGGAGGCGCTGGCGCGAGAGCTGGGCATCGAGTCGGTGCTGCGCCTGTCGTCGAACGAGAACCCGGTCGGGCCATCGCCGCGGGTGATCGAGGCCATCCGGCGCGAGGCGCCCCGCGCGCATCTCTACCCCGACGGCGGGTGCACCGAGCTCCGCCAGGCCCTGGGCGCGTGGCTCGGCATCTCCGCTGACTCCATCGTCGTCGGCAACGGCGCCGACGAGCTGCTGGCCATGCTGGCGCGCGCCGCGTTCGAGCCGGGCGGCGAGGTCCTGATGCCGCACCCGGCGTTCGAGCCCTACGGCACCGAGGCGACGCTCTCGGGCGCCACCGTGGTCACCAGCCCGCTCAAGGGCTACGACCAGGATCTCGACGACATGCTCCGCCGCGTGACCCCGCGGACGACGTGCGTCATCCTCTGCACCCCGCACAACCCGACGGCCACCATCATCCGGAATGCGCCGCTGGAGCGATTCCTCACCGCGCTGGGCGACGACCCGCCGCTGGTCCTGCTCGACGAGGCCTATCGCGACTTCTGCGACGACCCGGACACCCCGGACGGCATCGCGCTGCAGCGCCGCTTCCCGACCCTCATCTCGCTGCGCACGTTCTCGAAGATCGCGGGGCTGGCGGGCATGCGGGTGGGCTACACGATCGCGCGGCCGGAGCACATCGAGCGGCTGAATCGAGTGCGGGCGCCCTTCAACGTCAACCGGCTCGCCCAGGTCGCGGCGGTGGCCGCGCTCGCCGATCCCGAGCATCTCGAGCGCACCCGGACCCTGGTGCTGGCCGAGCGCCCCCGGCTCGAGGCCGCGCTGGCCCAGCGCGGGGCGCCGTCACCGCCGTCTCAGGCCAACTTCATCCTGCCGAAGGTGGGCGAGCGGGCCGGCGCGGTGCGGGCCGCCCTGCTGAAGGCGGGCATCCTGGTGCGAGACGGCGCCGGCGTGGGCTTCCCCGGCCACCTGCGCATCGCGATCGGCACCGCCGAGCAGAACCGGCGGCTGCTCGACGCGTGGGACGCGGCGGTCTGCAGGTCGACCGCTCGGACGTAG
- a CDS encoding MBL fold metallo-hydrolase yields MRSLDEVDRVAITTVVDNYIDILRQDEKVARRFSAFAARQLPDLRAEHGLAHFVEITRGRDTTRIAFDFGPSDTALTHNFRVLGLDPGAIDLLALSHGHYDHWGGLGGMLRTYRRGMKKAMTLYAGEDHFLPRWTQRGTDRVSLGRLHRDEIERYDIQVESVRAPLLVADGVLLSGEMHEQEAFEPIPDNLRVERAGAVVPDTFLGEQTLIANLKGRGLVVVTSCSHRGIVGICRHAARITGVPKVHAVIGGFHLSGLREERVTRVVDAFRDLEVDWIVPQHCTGLEAMASMMHRLPNEMVPSSVGSVFTFGK; encoded by the coding sequence ATGCGATCGCTCGACGAGGTGGACCGCGTCGCCATCACCACCGTGGTGGACAACTACATCGACATCCTGCGCCAGGACGAGAAGGTGGCCCGGCGCTTCAGCGCCTTCGCGGCCCGCCAGCTGCCCGACCTGCGCGCCGAGCACGGGCTGGCGCATTTCGTCGAGATCACCCGCGGGCGCGACACCACCCGCATCGCGTTCGACTTCGGGCCGTCCGACACCGCGCTCACCCACAACTTCCGCGTGCTCGGCCTCGATCCCGGGGCGATCGACCTGCTGGCCCTGAGCCACGGCCACTACGATCACTGGGGGGGACTCGGCGGGATGCTCCGGACCTATCGCCGTGGGATGAAGAAGGCCATGACCCTCTATGCGGGCGAGGATCACTTCCTGCCGCGCTGGACCCAGCGGGGCACCGATCGCGTCTCCCTGGGGCGCCTGCACCGCGACGAGATCGAGCGCTACGACATCCAGGTGGAGTCGGTGCGCGCCCCGCTGCTGGTCGCCGACGGCGTGCTGCTGAGCGGGGAGATGCACGAGCAGGAGGCGTTCGAGCCCATTCCCGACAACCTGCGTGTCGAGCGCGCCGGGGCGGTCGTCCCGGACACGTTCCTCGGCGAGCAGACCCTGATCGCCAATCTCAAGGGCCGCGGGCTCGTGGTGGTGACGTCGTGCTCTCATCGCGGCATCGTCGGCATCTGCCGGCACGCGGCGCGGATCACCGGCGTGCCCAAGGTGCACGCGGTCATCGGCGGCTTCCATCTGAGCGGGCTGCGGGAGGAGCGGGTCACCCGCGTGGTCGACGCCTTCCGCGACCTCGAGGTGGACTGGATCGTGCCGCAGCACTGCACCGGCCTCGAGGCGATGGCCAGCATGATGCACCGTCTGCCCAACGAGATGGTGCCGAGCTCGGTGGGGTCGGTCTTCACCTTCGGGAAGTAG